The following coding sequences are from one Haliotis asinina isolate JCU_RB_2024 chromosome 3, JCU_Hal_asi_v2, whole genome shotgun sequence window:
- the LOC137278951 gene encoding rhoptry surface protein CERLI2-like, translated as MAHGDRIQTTMVNGNRIQTTMVNGNRIQTSMANGDRIQTTMVNGNTKQNTMVNGNRIQTTMVNGDRIQTTMVNGNRIQTTMVNGNRIHTSMVNGDRIQTTMVNGNRIQTTVANGDRIQTTMAHGDRIQTSMASGDRIQTTMVNGDRIQTSMVNGDRIQTTMVNGNRIQTTMAHGDRIQTTMANGDMIQTTMAHGDRIQTTTVNGDRIQTTMANGDRI; from the coding sequence atggctcatggggacaggatacagacaactatggttaatgggaacaggatacagacaactatggttaatggtaATAGGATACAGACAAGTATGGCTAATggggacaggatacagacaactatggttaatggtaATACGAAACAGAACACTATGGTTAATGGTAataggatacagacaactatggttaatggggacaggatacagacaactatggttaatggAAACAGGATACAGACCACTATGGTTAATGGTAATAGGATACACACAAGTATGGTTAATggggacaggatacagacaactatggttaatggAAACAGGATACAGACCACTGTGGCTAATggggacaggatacagacaactatggctcatggggacaggatacagacaagtATGGCTAGTggggacaggatacagacaactatggttaatggggacaggatacagacaagtATGGTTAATggggacaggatacagacaactatggttaatggtaataggatacagacaactatggctcatggggacaggatacagacaactatggcTAATGGGGACatgatacagacaactatggctcatggggacaggatacagacaactacGGTGAATggggacaggatacagacaactatggcTAATGGGGACAGGATATag